A window of the Salvelinus sp. IW2-2015 linkage group LG3, ASM291031v2, whole genome shotgun sequence genome harbors these coding sequences:
- the wnt7ba gene encoding protein Wnt-7b yields MLIVSSRSALLSVYYPQIFLILTSGSYLALSSVVALGANIICNKIPGLAPRQRALCQSRPDAIIVIGEGAQQGINECQYQFRYGRWNCSALGERTVFGQELRVGSREAAFTYSITAAGVAHSVTAACSQGNLSQCGCDREKQGYHDQEEGWKWGGCSANIKYGVEFSRRFVDAREIKKNARRLMNLHNNEAGRKILEERMKLECKCHGVSGSCTTKTCWITLPKFREIGYILKERYSEAVQVEPVRASRLRQPSFLRLKEARGYQKPTDTDLVYLERSPNYCEEDTATGSTGTRGRLCNHTSPHTDGCNLMCCGRGHNTHQYTRVWQCNCKFQWCCFVKCNTCSEKSEVFTCK; encoded by the exons ATGCTCATTGTCTCGTCCCGCAGTGCGCTGCTGTCCGTCTACTATCCCCAGATCTTCCTCATCCTCACCAGCGGTAGCTACCT GGCGCTGTCCTCGGTGGTAGCTTTGGGCGCTAACATCATCTGCAACAAGATCCCTGGGCTGGCCCCGAGACAGCGCgcactctgccagagccgcccggaTGCCATCATCGTCATCGGCGAGGGTGCCCAGCAGGGCATCAATGAGTGCCAGTACCAGTTCCGCTATGGCCGCTGGAACTGCTCCGCCCTAGGCGAGAGGACCGTCTTCGGACAAGAGCTGAGAGTAG gtAGCCGAGAGGCGGCGTTCACATATTCCATCACGGCGGCCGGCGTGGCACATTCGGTGACAGCGGCGTGTAGTCAGGGAAACCTGAGCCAGTGTGGCTGTGACAGGGAGAAGCAAGGCTACCATGACCAGGAGGAGGGCTGGAAGTGGGGAGGCTGCTCAGCCAACATCAAGTACGGCGTGGAGTTCTCCAGACGCTTCGTGGATGCCCGAGAGATCAAGAAGAACGCCCGACGTCTGATGAACCTGCATAATAATGAGGCAGGACGAAAG atcCTGGAGGAGCGTATGAAGTTGGAGTGTAAGTGTCACGGCGTGTCGGGCTCCTGCACCACCAAGACCTGCTGGATCACCTTACCCAAGTTCCGGGAGATTGGCTACATCCTGAAAGAGCGCTACAGCGAGGCGGTCCAAGTCGAACCGGTCCGGGCCTCCCGTCTCCGCCAACCCTCCTTCCTTCGGCTGAAGGAGGCGCGGGGCTACCAGAAACCCACGGACACAGATCTGGTCTACCTGGAGAGGTCTCCTAACTACTGCGAGGAGGACACGGCGACAGGGAGCACAGGGACGCGGGGGAGGCTGTGTAACCACACGTCACCCCATACCGACGGCTGCAATCTGATGTGTTGTGGTAGAGGCCACAACACCCACCAGTATACCCGTGTGTGGCAGTGCAACTGCAAGTTCCAGTGGTGCTGTTTTGTGAAGTGTAACACGTGCAGTGAGAAGTCTGAGGTGTTCACCTGCAAATAA